The window caaaaaaatccacagatgagaaggaaaacattGTCTAAATGGAAAGTTGGGGCCTGTACTAAGAAAAATCATTCTTCAGCATTATACAAGTTCCTAAGTAGCAATCATCAAGATTTCAGTTTAACTATGCTGCCAAAACAAGTCTCACATCacctttccattttcttaatatttggCCAAATTGTTCCAATTCAAAATTTTTGTAACTCAGATTTGCAATtcaaaaaagcagctttgcttactgtttaaaaataatactgtactttattataaaacatttctatCTAAGTTTTTGCCAGAAAATGACCATGTGTGCCAGATAATTTACGTAGGACATTCTTAATGTTAATTTACAGTTATTGTCTGGATTGCAATTCTGGAGAAAGCACTCAAAATGTTTCATGAGACTTAGAAAAGGTAAGAGTTcgcaggaaaaaaataccaattaCTTTTTGCACAAAAGTAGGTGCAAGTTAGGGAAGATGATATGCAAATACCTATGCTGGAATTTTCCTAGAGAATatcaaaacatttctattttgatAATAAACACCACTAAGGTTCGTTATAACCCATGTTAAAACACAGCATTTgtagaaattaatgaaaaacatgTGGAAGCTTCTATAACCCTTCCTGCAGAACTTGCATGGACCCTGCATAAGAATAGGAACTCTGACACCTGAAACTGAGAAGAGATGGGGTATCAACTGAATTCAAAGGTCAAAACCATATCCTTAAAAGAAAGGACAATTTATGCCTCAAGCAGAATTATAACCAAGataaagcagctgctttggtATAGCAGCAGCCTGCAATTCCTCCTGAGTTCTTGCTGACTGGTCccatctttctcttttgaaCATTAAGTATAAAATTTGCCCCTTCCTGACTTTGTAGGGCCTCAATCTCTACCACCGACAGCTCCTGAAGTGCTGGTGGTCTCTAAACACACTGTGGGGAACTTCATCAGACACCAGGAACTTGGAACCATCTATCTCATGTACATGTTCTCTGCTCCTTTGCTATCCCCCCTATCTTCAAAAAGGGTAAAAGGAGGACAGACCAAGGGGCCTCATCTCAGTCCCTGGGAAGGTGAAGGAACAAGCAATGCTGGAAGTCATTTCTAGGCACATGAAGGACAAGTAAATTCTGAGTTCTTGTGTGTCTGAAGCAGCACCTCACTGTGGCAGCTGCAAAACACAggtaagcaaacaaaaaccacccaaaatcaACAACAAACCAGTTTCTTACTCTTCAAAACTGGACTTAGGACTAAAAAATCAGGCTGAGGaggtttcttttcctcaaagCAGAATCGAATCAGTGTTGTTCACTTTTGAACAAATGTGGGAACATATTCCTGCCTATCCACAGGAACTGCTTGGAGCAGGAGCCTGGCTTGCTATAAAACAGAACCTTGTGGTGGGTTAATGCCAAAAGAGGAGTAGCTGGAGAGACTCCACCACTAATAGAGTCGAGCTGTACATTAAGCAGAAGCAACtcacaaagaaaagaacaagcCAAACTTTGAAGCACCCCGGGTAAGGCTGATTTTCCTAATAAGATTACTGGTTCCTCAACAGGGAAGGGTTTCAGTCAGAGCAACATCAAACCTGGGGTGAGCAGGACTATTTGCTCGGGGGGGTTTCTtgcattcttttctttattGAAGGGAGGGGTGGAGAAAGGAGCTCTTAAGAACTGCTTTCTTATTCTGCCCAACTTCccattttcctgttcttcttctcctccctgtgAATACTTGGCAACAgagtatttttaagaaatactcTTAATTAACCATTACATAAGGCAAATGGTATGATAAAAGAATATAGTTAAGGAAACCGGTTTCCCTGAAAGCAGGAAGGCAACtctaaacaaaaatgaaaataactagTTTCTCACTCTCTTAACACATActctttaaatatatatatatatacacacacattaaATTTGATCAGCACATTATAGCATATGTTCTTTGAGTACAAGAACTACTCTTACAGCATAAAAAACTTGTCACAAAGGGTAAACAACGCATGgccaaaacacaaaataaaactatttaacGTTAATTAGACATCAAACACTTACTCAGGAAATGGCTTTAGTGACTTGATGAAGACTATTTGCTCAACTATTGACAACATTTACGAGAAAGCATTTTGAGGGTGAAAACTTGCACCAAAAATACTCAGTTATTATGTAACCAAACCTCTTGCCCCCAGGTAAGTGTAGCTGGCCAGGGGAGGATGATCCCCAACAGTCACAGAAAGGTTTCAAACCACTCCAAATGGTTGTTCTTACTATTCAATCAAGCTGGGGCACGAATTCAGAACGGCAGCAATCTGGAGCTTTGAGTACAAGAGCTGTAGCTTAAGGAAGGCCCACCAGCACCTCAACAGAGGGATCACTTCCTACATTCAGCTCCAACCCCCCAAAACATGACAGAAGTATGGACAGATGGTATCTGAGGCCAAGGTCAACACTGAGGTCACCACAACCTTCAGGCCAAGGGGCTGTGATAAGACAGAATCACTTTAATCACACATCCTTAACAGATCCAAGTGTATTTCCAAGCTAGTCTTAAAATTGATGcatggcttttttgttttcaaaagtgtACTGATGTTTTATGCTACAAGCTCAGTTTTGGATGTTGGCATTAAAGAAACAAGACAATGGAACTAATTTATTACAACTCTTCTGAATGTAAGCTGGCCAAAATAATTAACAGTAGAATCCCAGCTTGTCCCTGTGGAACTGAAGCCTAATTGTGCCTCAGTACATgacaaaaaatagaaaattcaaACATGGTaccaatttaaagaaaacacactttcagctttcatttaaaacaaacaaacaaaaacccccaaagctaAACATCTTGGGATTCCTGGAAATCAGAACCAAccaaacttattttttttatataagcaACTCACCTCTATCTGGAAATGTGCCTTCCACTCTTATTATAAGTAAAATCTCTGCtggaaaattacagaaatgttttttcctgtctcttcatTTGCTATGTATGACAGCATTTTGTCTGAAGCCAGTTTCTGCTGTTTGCCAATGGTTTTGTCCATAGCCTCTTCCCCAGGGGGTTTCACACAAGAGGGGAGActctttcataaaaaaatatatcaaattaGCAGGGGATTTTGGAGGGGGGTGTGATGATTAATATGTGAAATATCTGAGTtttgagaaaactgaaaatctgttACAAACTCCATTATGTTTCTACAAAGCCCTTACAGGAATATCTGGAAGAGGCAAATACTTCACTTTAAACACTGTGTTACcattaaaaaacagaacaacaaacaaaacaacaaatttaaatgcaaaccctcccaaaaaacaccaccaacccaaaccccaaagtCTCCAACATCTGAACTCATTTCAGGTGCTCAGAGCCAGACTGAGCAAATGATCCCCCATGCCCAGAGTGTACTCACTTACCTGGGAAATGCAGGAATGCAGTAGTGGTTTTGCAGAAGGTACCAAAAGCCTtgcaaaattaaatcaaattttagaaggtaagagaaacaaaatccaATGAGAGGGAGCTTCTGTGCATGTTTTCATTGCTACCAGAGGCACCTCGCTCTTTGGGGAACAATGAAGGGAATTCTGACTTCCAGCCTAAAATCCTTCTGCATGTTGCACAAGCCCACACGCCTTCTCAAGAACAACTCCTAAACTACTCCTGTGGCATAAACAGTAACTACCACACAGCAGAGAATATACCTCTGCATGGTTCCCTACAGCCTGCATTGCACACTTCCTCAAAACTATCCCTAAACAGAAGCAATGAGTAAAGGCAATTAATCTATCAAGTTCTATTGCCTTTCTAAAGGCAATAAAAGGAATATATTGTTTTAGTTCCCACTTAATGTTCCAGATTAGACTCTCTCACAGCCTTCTTACTCCACTCCTTACAAGTCAAAATCAAACtgttaaatataataaataagcAAATGCATGTTCTCAGacttgtaaaataattttaatttaaaatacaggagCTTGCCCTGCAGCTTTTAGTTTTAACTGGGGTTAGATGTGAAAAATCACAACGGTTGCCACCCATATtttaatagatattttaaaataaattacttttgcaCGCACATGAGTTTTTACCACAATCAGCATATGCTTTGTGGCAggacttttaaattttaaagccaCACTGTGGCAGAAATTGAGAAATTGCTAAATTTTAAACACTTCAAACATTTCCAGCAACAGCCTGAAAGCGAAACTGGTTTCAGGGGTTTACTGCTGCTCACAAAGAGAACAAAGTCACAATATCAGCGGTCATAAAAATCGCAGGGAGTGGGGAAGTGGCTACAAAGAATCCAAAACTTCTGAAGCGCCGATATTAAAGAAAAGTGCACAGCGTTTAAAACGAGCCTGGAAAACTAAACTCTGAATTAAGCTGGGAGCACACGAAGAAGTTGAGGAGCAGGAGAGCGATCGAGGGCTGGAACTTTTCTCCgcggcaggaggagggagaggggaggaaaggacAAAACCCGGCCACAACAAAGGGGTCCCGCCGAGCCGCCCCCACGTGCCCCGGCCGGACCCTGCCGCtgccccccgggacccccggccGGGGGCTCCCGGCCTCGAGCAGCGCCCCGGGGAGCTCCGGGGCGGACACacacccccggccccgggggccGCCCCCGAACAGCCCGGAGGAGCCCCCGGCTCCCTCCCacgccccgcggggccgccctcTCAGCACGAACAGCGGAGGTCTCCCCCCCCACCTCAGGCCGCTCCCCCCCTCGGGCGCGGGGGGTCCCGCGGGGGCCGCTCCTCCCGCACtcaccagcagctcctttgTGCTTTCCATCAGGCCCTCATGGGCAGGAGCCGCCCGCTGGCTGTGCCCGCTGCCCCCGCGGGGGCTGTGCCGCTGGGGCGGCCCGCGGCGGGGGCCGTGCCCGGCGGGGcagggcggggcgggggcggcccgggcGGTTCGGCCGCTCCGAGCGCCGCGGACCGACCGGGACCGACGGCGGCCGCCGGGACATCAACAACACGAGCGCGCGGCTGCGCAGGCGCGGACACGCCCCCCACGGGCTCGGGCAGCGCGGGGCGGACCCAGGGCCGTGCCCCCCCCGCCTCCCTGCGGGCTGAACCATTCGCAACATGGGGGGTGGGCTTCGCGCCAGGGCTGGGGTGAGGCGGTAAGAGGGGCCGCCCCCGTTGGTGGGTAGCAAAGCGAGCGAGACGATGGCTTGGCGAGGCCAGTGAGGGCTCGCTGAGGAGCTTGTGCTGAGTGGGGTGAGCGCTGGGGAACTCCCCTTCCCCCGCGGGGGGGCAATGGAGCGGCCCGGCCGCGGTCGCGTCACGTGGAGCGCGGGGTGggcggggggggtgggggagaatGGAAGGCAAAGAAAGGAGGTCACGTGATCGTGGATCGCGAGGGAAGGGGCGGTGCTTGGATCACGtggggaggggcggggcggcgggccAGCCTATCGCGGGCGAGGGGTGGAGCCATGAGGGGGACACACGTGACAGGGGCGCACGTGTTCCGGTTCCGGGTCCGGGGAGCGATGAGGGGCCCGGCGGCGGGGACGGAGCGGAGAGCCACGAAAGTGAAGAAAGCGTCCAAAATAAAGGCGGTGAAAAAAGCGAGGGAAGCGTCTCAAGCGGGCAAGGCGCCGAAAATGGCGAAAACGAAGACTCCGAAGCGGGCGGCAGCCGTGGCGGATCaggcggcggcggaggcggcgCGGCGCGCCCGGCACCTGAGGGATGTGAGCCAGGCGTCGGGCGCCGAgcgggagctggaggagctggtgttcGGTGACAGCCTCAAAGTGGAGGAGGACGAGCTGCTGCGGCGCCTGGGCGGGCCCCCGAGGGTacggcccggccctgccccaACCCGGGGGAGTCGgtgcctcctccctcccctcctgccccccgcCCGTGCTCACTTGGCCCCGTTTGGTTGTTTTCAGGTTGCTGCCACAGAGAGGAAAGGTCTCCAAGAAGACTCCAGCGATTCCGAGGTAGAAAATGAAGCGAAAGGCGACTTGTTGCCCAGAAAGCCGGCCTGGGTGGATGAGGATGATGAAGCCGAGGAAAAGTGAGTTCGGGTTTGCAGGTGGGAGCTGTGTATCAAACTTGTAAACTTAACTTGACTGTAAATGGCTGTGATTTGAATGATCtttgtgttctctgtgtgttttctcttcctgtagTGTTGACATGACCCATAAATACAGGAGGGATTTCATGAAAAGTGACGCTGAGAAGACACTTACtaagaaaaaactaaaaagaagaCTTGAGGAACAGTGAGTTTCATTACTGTTTTTGTGGCTGACTTTATCGAGGTGAGATCATTGATCTCATGAATGCAGATAAATATCTCCAAGGTGGGTGTCAGAGGGTGGTGCCAGACTCTTGTCAGTGGtgctcagtgacaggacaaggagcaatggccataaaccaaaacacaagaagtttcacctcagcatgaggaagaacttgtttccatggagggtggcagagcactggaacagctgcccagggagggtgtggagtctcctactctggagacattccaaacccacctgaaCATGTTcttgtgtcacctgctccaggtgaccctgccctggcagggggttggactgggtaatctccagaagtcccttccaacctgaactatcctgggattctgtgagaTACAATACATTTATGTGATGTTTATGTAAATTGCATTAGCACTGTCTGGACTAATTTGTTTAATACTTGTTTTATTGGAACTGCACAAATTAATTTGTCTTCTAGGGAGTTACACCAGAAACTGCGAAATcttaaaaaatctaaaaagctTGCATAGTGTTCTAAGCATGACTATTCCTGTAAAATTGTGATGGTGTATCTTCTAAGTGCTTAACTCATAGAGGGAAATTACTTTCTcacaaaagttatttttttctctcttcccccttctctttCAAGGTTTCAGCAAGCCATGGGAGGAGTTCCTGCCTGGGCTAACttagaaaacaggaagaaatccAAAAGGACTTCAAGTGAtagtaaataattctgttcCTATTCTAATaagtggttctgtgattctttgttcagcttcttagaaaaataattatttctgatgttttctcaGTTTGAGTAGTGTGATAATATGGTGGATAAGTCACCTTTATTCCTTCCTTCAGTGTGCTTTGATTTAACTTGTTTTTGTAAGGAATTTGTAGGTTTTGATGTGGATATTTGTGCAATTGACTGTTTCCATGTGCTTTGGTTTCATGAGGTGAGagtgatgaagatgatgatctTCTACGCAGGACTGGCAATTTCATAACGAGCTCAGAGTCCCTGCCAAGAGGGATTTTGAAGGTAAAGATAAGCCTTATCTTTCCACTTCAGTTTGACCCACACTGTGATTGTTGTTGCTGTGTAAAATTAGTGATTATGtgaatttcttgtttctgtaaCTAGAAGCTCTAAAGGGTAAGCGTTGGACAAATTGAATATTTCACTTGAAAGCATGAAGCAATAAATTGAGGTGTATTTTTCGAAATAAGGATTTTTATGTACTCTGAAGTAGGATCTCGTAGTAGCATTTTAATTTAggatttaaatgtaatttaggACTTTAATTTAATAGGGAGGTTGGAATTCTTCCACAGCTGTAAGGTACTGGCGTGGTCTTTGAGAAGTGACAGAGCCTTAAGCGAGTGTTTCTTCTACTGTCTCTTCTACAGCTGTTTCAGATGGGTCAGAATGCAGCTGGATTTACACAGAGGGATAATTTCAAAGGCAGTAGAAAGATTGGTGGGTTCAGCCTGGGTTTGCATCACTGCACTGGAGCAACTCCCTGAACTGGCTCTTTGTGCTCCACTTATGTCAGGCTTCCTAAAAGTTCATCGTAGGGATTGAGGTCTTGCTCTTGTAGCATAAAGTGTAATTAAATTGCCTTTTCATCAGCATTAagtgtttagatttttttttttttttagcctgttTGATCTGTGTTTTAGATGAGCACCTGCCTGCCTGCAAACCAGGAACGCTTTGCCAATGGAAAACTGGTGACTGTGCAGTTCCATCCTTCAGCCCAAGTGGTCATGACTGCGGGACACGATCGGTCTGTGTCGCTCTTCCAGGTGAAGAATTCCAGCCTATTCTGTGCAAATGGGCACTAATacagaacctttttttttttttttttaatagcctgGACTGacagactttgttttccctcttcctgtGCACACAGGGTTGTAATGTCTGTGGTTAAGATGGAAATTCTTTGGTTAAAGGCACCTTGGAAGACGTTTCCATCTGTGACTGCATATCAAGCATGTACAGAGTACAGGCAAACTTAGTTGTATTAGAGTTTTTGGTTGAagatttgtttttgaaaacatttgggTTTGAGGTTTGCAGTGATTTGGACCAATGAGGTTTTCTGTTCATAAGCCTGTAATGTGGGGAGCAGTccactttcatttaaaactcTGATATCGCTGTGAAATCATGTTGGGAATGGAGaggctggactgcagcaggaagaggTTCATCCTGGGACACTGCCCTGTTCCTCTGAAAACTAAGATCATAACTCTCTTTAGGAAGTTTCAGCATGGCCCAGTATCAGTGGAATGGTCAGGCACAAGTGGAATTGGATAGTCCCAGaaggctgcaggaaaaaaaaaaaagaacaattcaAAGCAAATGTTTCCATTTAGAAAAAGCACCATAGTAGTGATGATTTGAACAAAGCATGGGCAAGACAGGGAAGGGCAAGTGGTGTGAAGTGTATCCAGGAAGGCTGGGAATGCCTGTTATATAGGGTGAGGAGCCAAGAGCCAGGTTATTtgtggaagagaggaagagttTAATGCTTCAGGGTGGTTTACCTCTTGCTTGTACTGGCTACTTGATatgttttttctatttaaaagtatttggtATGTTCCTCAATATGATAACCTGGTTTGTTATGTTCTTTTTTGAAGGTGGATGGTATAAGAAATCCAAAAATACAGAGCATCTATTTAGAGAGTTTTCCAATTTACAAGGCTCGTTTCAGTGTTGATGGAGAACAAGTTATAGCCACTGGTACTCACCACAGCATGTTCTTTGTGTATGACATGATGGCTGGAAATATTATTCCTATACCCAAAGTCCGAGGTAGGTTTTTCAGTGCTGTAAGTGCCTGGGTGTAGTTGAAATTGTCCCAAATAGAGATGGCACATGAATTTGCTTTAAAAGGAAGTGCAGTGAATTGTTGGAggttatatttttatcttgtctTCAGGGAACAAGTCCCTTTAGTTTTAGTTTTTCTGGGGTACTAAGCATTAATTGTCACACATAAGCAAGGTTGAGTTTAGCTTTGCTGTGACAGTGAATTACAGCAGTGAAAAGCTGAAGTGGAGTCAGGTCTTACTCATATTCATCACACCTCTGAATGTTGAGgcaaaagaataaattatgCCTATTTCAAGTTTTGAATCTCTTTTTAAAGGTGTGGAGGAAAGATTTCTTAGAAACTTCGAGCTCTCTCCAGATGGATCATTTATGCTGCTAATTGGAACCTCAGGTTACCTTCACTTGCTGTCCATGAAGGTAATTTCTCCTTGTGGTTCTTGGTACCTTTTCCCTTTTGAATCTGCTTATATTCCATCTGCAAAGCAATCTAGCTTTCAGTTGAAACAAAGGCATGACACATACTGTGACAGCCTTCAAAAATGTGCTGCTGACTCAACTCACTGCAGCTTTAGAGAATTATTTTGGGGTGTCTTGAGAATTCATTCTGCTCTGCAGGTCTTTGGGGCTGCTGGGCGTCAGGGCAGAGTTGGGAAAAAGTCGTGTGCCAGTGTTGAACTTCAGCTTTGTGCTGGCAAAAGGAATGGCCTCAGCATGGAAACAGGCATGCATGGAAACAGGCATCACCCTCTCTGGGGGTGGGAGAAATATAGGACTGCTTTTTTGAGAGTCGTGCTAGTGCATGCTGCTGTACTGTGCTCATGAATCATGCCAGATACTGTGATTCATAATGCACAGTGAGCTTTTGCagttgaattttaaaatgccatatGATggcagctggttttgttttaaactcttACAAGGGTAGAGTTTAAAGAAGAAAGTTCAGTTCTGTTGTATAACTCACACCCTGCAGTGAGGGAGCAAATGAGTGTTTGTTGGACCAGCTGTTGTTGGACTCAGGAGcttcagtgctctgctctgcaggccCTGAAAATGTTGATGCTGTTCTTTGAATGTCAGGGTAGCtaaataaagatttttgtgGGACAGGAAACAACTTTCCTACAGATTTTTGGTAGAATCACTATTCTTCATCCTACAGACAAAGGAACTGATCAGCAGTATGAAGGTAAATGGAAGGTGCACTGCATCTGCTTTCACTCCAGACAGCAGCAAAATATACAACTATTCAAGTGAGTATTCCAACAGCACTAATCCTCATTCCCTTTAAATTGCATAAGTTTTTAGAAGTCACTTAGTCTTTATgaagataattaaaaaaccttGTCAGTATCTGTCCTAAAATTACAACCAAaagataaataatgaaataatggAGTTAACTATTTTAGTATGcctttaattgttttgttttttaaaaaactgataATGGTGATacatttgatattttaaatgagCTCTTAGTTGTCAtctaatgaaatatattttaacaaaatagaCAGTGTTGTGTATAAATGGTTTCTGTAATCTACTTGCTTCTGCAACCAGAGGAAGGCGAAGTTTTCATTTGGGATGTGAGAAGCAGGAAGTGTCTACACAAATTTGAAGATGAAGGTTCTTTGGAAGGACAGTGCATTGCTGTTTCAAAGAACAACCAGTATGTGGCATGTGGGTAAGTGACTGACTGGGGTGTGACAGGTTTTTCTGATCTCATTTTGAAGCTCTTCAGTGAACTTATTGGTGGCTGGTGAGTGTAGGAACGTGGTTCTGATAAGCTTACAGTAGATGTGAGTAGATGAATATTGCCTGTTTTATgatgataatttaatttttcctgtataaatataaaataccaTAGTACACCTCACACCAGCATCACTGCTGTTGTTTTACTGCTGCCATATATGGGCTCAGCAGTTTATTCTGAAATCACAAATTCTGTAATATGGATGTTGATTCAGGGTCTTCCCCCTTTTCTAGTTCTCTTTCCTGTCCTCTGAATTTGGCTCCTGCAAGGATGGCACATTAGCCTTTGAAAAGCTGCCTCAGCTCAAAGCCACAAGCTGACAGTGTTTCTCTAAGTGTATTTAATGAGATGCAACTTCAGCCAGTGTATTGattcttttaaatgaaactaGCAAATAAATACTGAAGAACAGTACATATTTTCTTAGCCCATTGTAGAAAATGATTTAAAAGTGAACTTATTCTACAggtataaaaaaccccacaactgaaagcttgaaattatttcagaatgttTTGTTACCAAGCTCTCACTGCTTTGAATTCTGGTA is drawn from Chiroxiphia lanceolata isolate bChiLan1 chromosome 19, bChiLan1.pri, whole genome shotgun sequence and contains these coding sequences:
- the UTP18 gene encoding U3 small nucleolar RNA-associated protein 18 homolog, with the translated sequence MRGPAAGTERRATKVKKASKIKAVKKAREASQAGKAPKMAKTKTPKRAAAVADQAAAEAARRARHLRDVSQASGAERELEELVFGDSLKVEEDELLRRLGGPPRVAATERKGLQEDSSDSEVENEAKGDLLPRKPAWVDEDDEAEENVDMTHKYRRDFMKSDAEKTLTKKKLKRRLEEQFQQAMGGVPAWANLENRKKSKRTSSDSESDEDDDLLRRTGNFITSSESLPRGILKMSTCLPANQERFANGKLVTVQFHPSAQVVMTAGHDRSVSLFQVDGIRNPKIQSIYLESFPIYKARFSVDGEQVIATGTHHSMFFVYDMMAGNIIPIPKVRGVEERFLRNFELSPDGSFMLLIGTSGYLHLLSMKTKELISSMKVNGRCTASAFTPDSSKIYNYSKEGEVFIWDVRSRKCLHKFEDEGSLEGQCIAVSKNNQYVACGSSSGVVNLYTTDVCLKENRPKPVKAIMNLVTSATCVTFNPTTEILAVASRDADEAVKLVHIPSYTVFSNFPVFRRKQIYLAQSMDFSPRSGYFSVANNKGKALLFRLKHYSSF